A window of Gloeocapsopsis sp. IPPAS B-1203 contains these coding sequences:
- a CDS encoding phycobiliprotein lyase: MLSFSDFFTICSGKWTIERTYHSMPQGSIERSYTEYQVEPITATDKQQILALSAQAGIKVEVQLTTIQQEDLPGFAISFDTRSETGETVSMSLQALFVPDAYISAESTAIKLPPPVAAQVVTEPQTEVIQGFYLRDEGYSEAGTAVGRFTYQPTRQTLEMTTYYRRSVAVDQMRMVAPNLRLRTIVTYQRPDNVDEIPTIIDLVGFGVEQRSV; the protein is encoded by the coding sequence ATGCTTAGTTTCTCAGATTTTTTTACTATTTGTAGCGGAAAATGGACTATAGAACGTACTTATCATTCAATGCCGCAAGGCAGTATAGAACGGTCGTATACTGAGTATCAAGTAGAACCAATTACGGCAACAGATAAGCAACAAATTCTAGCACTGTCAGCTCAAGCAGGAATAAAAGTAGAAGTACAGTTAACAACAATCCAACAAGAAGATTTACCAGGATTTGCGATTTCATTCGATACTCGCTCAGAAACTGGTGAAACTGTATCAATGAGCTTGCAAGCTTTATTTGTTCCAGATGCATACATTTCAGCTGAAAGTACAGCAATTAAGCTACCGCCTCCTGTAGCTGCACAAGTTGTCACAGAACCGCAAACAGAGGTGATTCAAGGATTTTATTTGCGAGATGAAGGTTATTCTGAAGCAGGAACAGCAGTAGGGCGATTTACATATCAACCTACACGTCAAACCTTAGAGATGACAACTTATTACCGACGCTCAGTCGCAGTAGATCAAATGCGCATGGTAGCACCAAACTTGCGGTTGCGTACAATTGTGACTTATCAGCGACCCGACAATGTTGATGAAATACCCACCATAATTGATTTGGTAGGCTTTGGTGTAGAGCAGCGCAGCGTGTAA
- the cobT gene encoding nicotinate mononucleotide-dependent phosphoribosyltransferase CobT, whose protein sequence is MIRVYTQEEQGKEWLRRYRGCSPVLACVLGFTETGLIPGISAAGSTPQAREYTAIADAEFLFNGPQPQPQYPLPPLQAGASPVFISRAVAEALALPIYLFNAGLPHLPSVPTIDLGGTVAKCLSQGCALELATVKHLWEQGIFWGEQLARHSQDYIILGECVVGGTTTALAVLTGLGIDAAGKVNSSHPVCNHEQKWALVQLGLQRAQLTDEISLQDPLALIAAVGDPMQIAVAGMAIALSRSKGVLLAGGTQMLAVYALMPALAETFKISWQPEEVVVGTTRWVAEDPTGNTVELAQLIGRVPLLATELSFKNSRYPQLQVYEQGYVKEGVAAGGCCIAACLTQDWNQIQLLRIIEALLDRYSKALSC, encoded by the coding sequence ATGATTCGTGTTTACACCCAAGAAGAACAAGGTAAAGAGTGGCTGCGGCGGTATCGTGGTTGTTCTCCTGTATTAGCTTGTGTTTTGGGTTTTACCGAAACAGGATTAATTCCTGGAATTTCTGCTGCTGGTAGTACTCCACAAGCACGAGAATATACCGCGATCGCAGATGCAGAATTTCTGTTTAATGGTCCGCAGCCTCAGCCGCAATATCCTTTACCACCGCTACAAGCAGGTGCTTCTCCCGTCTTTATTTCGCGTGCTGTTGCAGAAGCACTTGCGTTACCGATTTATCTTTTTAATGCTGGATTACCTCACCTCCCTAGCGTACCGACAATCGATTTGGGCGGTACTGTCGCCAAATGCTTAAGTCAAGGCTGTGCATTGGAACTAGCAACAGTTAAACATTTATGGGAGCAAGGTATCTTCTGGGGCGAGCAACTAGCACGTCACTCGCAGGATTATATTATTTTGGGCGAGTGCGTTGTCGGCGGCACAACAACAGCACTTGCAGTTTTGACAGGATTGGGTATTGACGCCGCTGGAAAAGTGAATAGCAGTCACCCCGTTTGCAATCACGAACAAAAGTGGGCACTGGTTCAATTAGGATTACAACGTGCCCAACTCACAGACGAAATATCACTGCAAGATCCTCTAGCACTAATCGCCGCAGTGGGCGATCCGATGCAAATTGCGGTAGCTGGAATGGCGATCGCATTGAGTCGTTCTAAAGGTGTGCTTCTTGCTGGTGGTACACAAATGCTGGCTGTGTACGCCTTGATGCCAGCATTAGCCGAAACGTTTAAGATCTCGTGGCAACCTGAAGAAGTCGTTGTCGGAACTACTCGTTGGGTTGCAGAAGATCCTACTGGGAATACCGTTGAGTTAGCACAACTTATTGGTAGGGTCCCTTTGCTTGCTACAGAACTAAGTTTTAAAAATTCTCGCTATCCTCAACTACAGGTTTATGAACAGGGTTATGTCAAGGAGGGTGTCGCAGCTGGCGGTTGCTGCATTGCTGCTTGCTTAACTCAAGATTGGAACCAAATTCAACTTTTACGGATAATCGAAGCTTTACTAGACCGTTACTCAAAAGCTCTTAGCTGTTAG
- a CDS encoding DUF2232 domain-containing protein, whose translation MSDSVSRNEKNALPHTEVSVSQPLAARSNSAPLKMVETAFLASAASLIWFINYYISLGPLLRIFFPVPIALVYLRWGARAAWMATGVSGLLLSVLLGPTRGILYIMPFALMGVLLGAAWHRRAPWIVSIVLGALLGTIGFFFRFWILSVLSGEDLWVYTITQVTRFAEWAFLRLGILVQPSVLLIEAGAIALVFVQNIVYLFVVHLAAWFLLDRLGNSIPRPPQWVQVLMDYE comes from the coding sequence ATGAGTGATTCTGTCAGTCGCAACGAGAAAAATGCTTTACCACATACAGAAGTATCTGTGAGTCAACCATTAGCAGCCCGAAGCAATTCTGCTCCTTTAAAAATGGTAGAAACTGCATTTCTCGCTAGTGCCGCAAGCTTAATTTGGTTTATCAATTACTACATATCGCTAGGACCACTTTTACGAATCTTCTTCCCTGTACCTATTGCACTAGTTTACCTGCGATGGGGAGCTAGGGCGGCATGGATGGCAACTGGAGTTTCAGGATTGCTGCTATCGGTACTTTTAGGACCAACTCGCGGTATTTTGTACATTATGCCGTTTGCTTTGATGGGGGTATTGCTTGGTGCGGCATGGCATCGTCGCGCTCCTTGGATCGTTTCAATCGTCCTAGGTGCGTTGTTGGGAACAATTGGGTTCTTCTTTCGATTCTGGATATTATCGGTTTTATCAGGTGAAGATCTTTGGGTATATACAATTACCCAAGTGACAAGATTTGCAGAATGGGCATTTTTGCGATTAGGAATACTAGTTCAACCGAGTGTTTTGTTGATTGAAGCAGGCGCGATCGCTCTCGTGTTTGTTCAAAATATCGTTTACTTATTTGTCGTTCACCTAGCAGCCTGGTTCCTTCTCGATCGTTTGGGTAATTCTATCCCACGCCCTCCACAATGGGTGCAGGTTTTGATGGATTATGAGTAA
- a CDS encoding Crp/Fnr family transcriptional regulator — translation MDDQYTSHKPVNPSIYSAPFFRGMPTTAVEKATAHLVTRTHPANQVILLENDWGNSVYFILDGWVKIRTYNLDGKEVTLNILGKAEIFGEMAALDEAPRSTDAITLTPTIIGSMPAHDFVALIQTEPLAGIRLSQLMARRLRQVNRRLRLRESDSVSRVADTLLFLAEGQGIQDETGIQIPNLPHRELSSLSGLARETVTRVLTKLEKKGLILRQQQILSIPSLKALERLIM, via the coding sequence ATGGATGACCAATACACCTCCCACAAACCTGTCAATCCATCAATCTACTCGGCACCTTTTTTTCGAGGAATGCCTACAACAGCTGTGGAGAAAGCGACTGCTCATCTTGTTACGCGGACACATCCAGCAAATCAAGTTATTTTACTAGAAAATGACTGGGGCAATTCAGTTTATTTTATTCTCGATGGTTGGGTAAAAATCCGGACTTACAATCTCGATGGCAAGGAAGTCACGCTTAACATCTTAGGTAAAGCAGAGATCTTTGGTGAAATGGCTGCTTTGGATGAAGCCCCCCGCTCAACAGATGCAATTACACTGACTCCTACTATTATTGGCAGTATGCCCGCACACGATTTTGTTGCTTTAATTCAAACCGAACCTTTGGCAGGAATTCGATTATCACAACTGATGGCACGACGCTTGCGGCAAGTTAATCGCCGCTTACGACTGCGGGAGTCTGACAGTGTTTCACGCGTCGCCGATACTCTATTATTCTTGGCAGAAGGACAAGGAATACAAGATGAAACAGGAATCCAAATTCCTAACTTACCGCATCGAGAATTAAGTAGTTTGAGTGGCTTGGCACGAGAAACAGTGACAAGAGTACTCACAAAATTAGAAAAAAAAGGGTTAATCCTGCGTCAACAACAAATACTCTCTATTCCGAGTCTAAAAGCACTAGAACGATTGATAATGTAG
- a CDS encoding TPM domain-containing protein, giving the protein MVLLLSLTLGIAPVNATGVYQMPQVTAGDRNWVIDQAEVISRINEGKIGDALADLAQETGNEVRLVTVRRLDYGETIDSFTQKLFAKWFPTPEAQANQTLLAIDTLTNNTAIRTGDKVKTLLSDDTAQSVVTETVPAPLREGEKYNQAFLDASDRLVAILSGKEDPGPPQIAQTVSVEGTFKAKDETDTNNATIWVIGLLLAATVIPMATYYLYVR; this is encoded by the coding sequence ATGGTGCTGTTACTCTCATTAACACTAGGGATAGCACCTGTCAATGCGACTGGCGTGTATCAAATGCCACAAGTAACCGCAGGCGATCGCAACTGGGTGATCGATCAAGCTGAAGTCATCAGCCGAATTAACGAAGGCAAAATTGGTGACGCTTTGGCAGATCTAGCGCAAGAGACAGGTAATGAAGTTAGATTAGTCACAGTTCGTCGCCTCGACTACGGTGAAACCATTGATAGCTTTACACAAAAGTTGTTCGCCAAATGGTTTCCGACACCAGAAGCACAAGCCAATCAAACTCTACTGGCAATCGACACGCTGACAAATAACACTGCAATCCGCACTGGGGACAAAGTCAAGACATTGTTATCTGATGATACGGCTCAAAGTGTGGTGACAGAAACTGTGCCAGCACCGCTCCGCGAAGGTGAAAAATACAATCAAGCCTTCTTAGACGCCAGCGATCGCTTAGTTGCCATTTTGTCAGGAAAAGAAGATCCAGGACCGCCACAAATTGCTCAAACAGTAAGTGTCGAAGGTACGTTTAAAGCAAAAGACGAAACTGACACGAACAACGCGACGATTTGGGTTATTGGTTTATTACTTGCTGCAACAGTTATTCCTATGGCAACTTACTACTTATATGTCAGATAG
- a CDS encoding DUF4346 domain-containing protein, producing the protein MNQTIESLAAIDNKLSQRHIDLDPSGYFIIYLDREARSICAKHFTNIIDDRGLAADPETGKVIPARGKVERTHTTVYSGKTAKELCVKIFEQTQPCPVTLLDHAAYLGREFVRAENALISGQEYIQD; encoded by the coding sequence ATGAACCAAACGATTGAATCTTTAGCAGCAATCGATAACAAACTTTCACAGCGTCATATTGACCTTGACCCATCAGGATACTTCATTATCTATTTGGATCGCGAAGCTCGATCTATTTGTGCTAAACATTTTACAAATATCATTGACGATCGCGGTTTAGCAGCTGATCCTGAAACAGGTAAAGTTATTCCAGCACGTGGTAAGGTTGAACGAACTCACACTACAGTTTACTCTGGTAAAACTGCCAAAGAACTTTGCGTCAAAATTTTTGAGCAAACTCAGCCCTGTCCAGTGACTCTATTAGACCATGCGGCTTATCTTGGTCGCGAGTTTGTCCGAGCTGAGAATGCTTTAATATCTGGGCAAGAATATATTCAGGACTAA
- a CDS encoding aldo/keto reductase, whose product MQLSVLKAIARDLEVTPNQVVLASMMQGTPAIIPIIAASILQQLQENLDAQQVVLSSEQIERLTFATE is encoded by the coding sequence ATCCAGTTAAGTGTTCTCAAGGCGATCGCACGCGATCTGGAAGTGACACCCAATCAAGTTGTCCTAGCGTCGATGATGCAAGGTACACCGGCAATTATTCCAATTATTGCAGCAAGCATACTGCAACAACTGCAAGAAAACCTTGATGCACAGCAAGTGGTGTTAAGTTCTGAACAAATCGAACGATTAACATTCGCAACTGAGTAA
- a CDS encoding Uma2 family endonuclease has protein sequence MMVKNLPHLQSSSTQNLPPLESGDRLTQYEFERRYHAMPHLKKAELIEGVVYLPSPLRFEPHAEPHGNLITWLGVYKAMTPGVRMGDNPTLRLDWDNEPQPDAVLLIDAAAGGRSRLSEDGYIEGAPELIAEVAASSAAYDLYDKKTVYRRNGVQEYIVWQVLDQKLDWFVLQDEEYILQEPDDGIIQSKVFPGLWLAVLSLLEGDMATLLTVVHKGLQSPEHAAFVEQLQHKHKQ, from the coding sequence ATGATGGTGAAAAACTTACCCCACCTTCAATCGAGTTCTACACAGAACTTACCACCGCTGGAAAGTGGCGATCGCCTCACTCAGTACGAATTTGAGCGGCGCTATCATGCCATGCCACACTTGAAAAAAGCTGAACTGATTGAAGGAGTCGTTTACTTGCCATCGCCGCTACGATTTGAACCTCATGCTGAACCGCATGGAAATTTAATCACTTGGCTTGGAGTTTATAAAGCAATGACACCAGGTGTACGGATGGGGGATAATCCAACGTTGCGGCTTGATTGGGATAATGAACCCCAACCTGATGCTGTACTTTTGATTGACGCAGCCGCAGGAGGGCGATCGCGCTTAAGCGAGGATGGCTATATCGAAGGCGCACCCGAACTCATCGCCGAAGTTGCTGCTAGTAGTGCAGCTTATGATTTATATGATAAGAAAACCGTCTATCGTCGCAATGGTGTTCAAGAATATATTGTTTGGCAGGTGCTAGACCAAAAATTAGATTGGTTCGTGTTACAGGATGAAGAGTATATCCTACAGGAACCAGATGATGGCATCATTCAAAGTAAGGTATTTCCAGGGCTATGGTTAGCAGTTTTATCACTACTCGAAGGAGACATGGCAACGTTGCTGACAGTAGTGCACAAGGGATTGCAGTCACCCGAACATGCAGCGTTTGTCGAGCAATTGCAACACAAGCACAAGCAATAA
- a CDS encoding tetratricopeptide repeat protein, giving the protein MAKAEEFFQRGRELDKKGQSQEAIAEYTKAIELDPNYAQAYFYRSNLLALEGQPQKGIEDAQKAAAILESRGESGGAAAMREHAEMIRQGIEDGEW; this is encoded by the coding sequence ATGGCTAAAGCCGAAGAATTTTTCCAGCGCGGGCGTGAGTTGGATAAAAAAGGTCAATCTCAAGAGGCAATTGCTGAGTACACTAAAGCAATCGAGCTTGATCCTAACTATGCGCAGGCTTATTTTTACCGAAGTAATCTTCTGGCTTTAGAAGGACAACCCCAAAAGGGAATTGAGGATGCACAAAAAGCTGCGGCGATCCTTGAATCTAGAGGAGAGTCAGGCGGGGCAGCAGCGATGCGGGAACATGCAGAAATGATTCGCCAAGGCATTGAAGACGGTGAATGGTGA
- a CDS encoding GNAT family N-acetyltransferase — protein sequence MVKQLQPRYSVAWINHIAEVPQTEWDALAMPLTTPFFEWDWLHNLESSGSAIAQAGWLPNHLTVWRDCTLIAAAPLYLKGHSYGEFVFDHQWADLAQRIGVRYYPKLLGMSPFTPATGYRFLIAPGEDEDELTELMVDAIDAFCAKNHISGCHFLYVDPQWQSVLERHGFTTWINHSYVWQNLGFQTFDDYLAVFNANQRRNIKRERKAVATNGLRLQPLIGDEIPKSMFPLMYNFYADTCDKFGWWGSKYLTKKFFEQLHSNYRHRVVFFAAYSDRDPRQPLGMSFCLTKGDRLYGRYWGSFQEIDCLHFDACYYAPIEWAISNNIQIFDPGAGGRHKKRRGFPASPNYSLHRFYNRRLEQILCSYIREANEYEKLEIEAINAELPYNQKREGSI from the coding sequence ATGGTGAAACAACTCCAGCCTCGTTATTCTGTCGCTTGGATTAATCATATTGCTGAAGTCCCTCAGACTGAATGGGATGCCTTAGCAATGCCCCTCACAACACCATTTTTTGAATGGGATTGGCTGCACAATCTTGAAAGTTCGGGTAGTGCGATCGCTCAAGCAGGTTGGTTGCCCAATCATTTGACAGTGTGGCGCGATTGCACGTTGATTGCTGCTGCACCGTTGTATCTTAAAGGACACAGCTACGGTGAATTTGTCTTCGATCACCAATGGGCAGATTTAGCACAACGAATCGGCGTGCGATATTATCCCAAACTCTTGGGAATGTCACCGTTTACGCCAGCGACAGGCTATCGCTTTTTAATTGCTCCAGGAGAAGATGAAGACGAACTCACCGAGTTAATGGTTGATGCGATTGATGCTTTTTGTGCCAAAAACCACATCTCTGGTTGTCATTTTCTTTACGTCGATCCCCAGTGGCAAAGTGTACTAGAACGTCATGGGTTCACGACTTGGATAAATCACAGTTATGTCTGGCAAAATTTAGGTTTTCAAACTTTTGATGATTATTTAGCTGTATTCAATGCAAATCAACGGCGGAATATCAAACGCGAACGCAAAGCCGTTGCAACAAATGGCTTACGCCTGCAACCACTGATAGGGGATGAAATTCCCAAATCGATGTTTCCGTTGATGTACAACTTTTATGCTGATACCTGCGACAAATTTGGCTGGTGGGGTAGCAAATACTTAACAAAAAAGTTTTTTGAGCAATTACACTCAAATTATCGGCATCGAGTGGTGTTTTTTGCAGCATATAGCGATCGCGATCCCCGTCAACCGTTAGGAATGTCGTTTTGTTTAACCAAAGGCGATCGCTTGTATGGACGTTATTGGGGAAGTTTCCAAGAAATTGATTGCTTGCACTTTGATGCTTGCTACTATGCGCCAATTGAGTGGGCGATCTCTAACAATATCCAAATTTTTGACCCTGGTGCGGGAGGACGTCACAAAAAACGTCGCGGCTTTCCTGCTAGTCCAAATTACAGTTTGCACCGCTTTTATAATCGTCGTCTAGAGCAAATTTTGTGTTCGTATATCCGCGAAGCAAATGAGTACGAAAAACTAGAAATTGAGGCAATTAATGCGGAGTTACCTTACAACCAAAAGCGGGAAGGAAGCATATAA
- a CDS encoding RibD family protein: MAHSNQKRPQTTVVLAMSADGKIADVKRSPARFSSSVDQTHLEKQLAAADAVLFGAGTLRTYGTTMSISNPQLLQQRLQHNLPPQPLQIVASLSAEIDPQIRFFRQEVSRWLLTTTPGARRWHEGVEFARILVCEAPAANGIDWISALEQFASLGISRLAVIGGGELVASLIADDLIDEFWLTVCPLILGGADAPTPVEGTGFVSEQLAPRLELLSAEVINQEVFLHYRRQRLED; encoded by the coding sequence ATGGCGCATAGCAATCAAAAAAGACCTCAAACTACAGTAGTTTTAGCAATGAGTGCAGATGGCAAAATCGCGGATGTCAAGCGATCGCCTGCTCGTTTTTCCTCCTCGGTCGATCAAACACATTTAGAAAAACAACTAGCTGCGGCGGATGCTGTACTATTTGGTGCCGGAACTCTACGGACGTATGGCACTACAATGAGTATTTCTAACCCCCAGCTCTTGCAACAACGCTTACAGCACAATTTACCACCACAGCCATTGCAAATTGTAGCTTCCTTATCAGCTGAAATTGATCCTCAAATACGTTTTTTTCGCCAAGAAGTCAGTCGCTGGTTACTCACCACAACTCCTGGTGCTCGACGCTGGCACGAAGGTGTAGAATTTGCGCGGATCTTGGTTTGTGAAGCACCGGCAGCGAATGGAATTGATTGGATTAGTGCCTTAGAACAATTTGCCAGTTTAGGCATATCACGTTTAGCAGTAATTGGTGGTGGTGAATTAGTCGCTTCTCTAATTGCAGATGATTTGATCGATGAATTTTGGCTCACTGTCTGTCCGCTCATTCTAGGTGGCGCTGATGCTCCTACCCCCGTAGAAGGAACAGGATTTGTTTCAGAGCAACTGGCTCCTCGCCTAGAACTACTCTCAGCTGAGGTCATCAACCAAGAAGTCTTTTTACACTATCGGCGGCAGCGTTTAGAAGATTAG
- a CDS encoding hybrid sensor histidine kinase/response regulator → MAKPGQSSFRRILLSRILLLSVPVLLIGEAVAYRKARSILLETARHNLTESAIRKSESIEDAIAALKAISMIASQTQILQAGTATQGQQYLNQLAGQLPDYVQCVRLVESKTQKQVASTCGNAWANTDASLPETHVQLPTSTNQVSVSAFLPSVPTESQKLPLDSNNTRGHLHLRLSTPVYTPIGQPRYTLSIQATLEQERTGRGSLTGYTVVIAQNGTILAHPLAECVGRNIQQEPDAQRLQRIVANAIAGRQDMQNVSFTNNGTKFLAGYSAISSPIANEPNQSWTILAITPLDNALYGLREIKIILIVLTVGLLGASLLATRYLARDLARPLERLRDYALNLQSHHVVERVPHNFKIREFQQLAEALERMVERLTASAEEIETAWEEAQAANQLKSEFLATTSHELRTPLNAIIGCIRLVRDGCCDDREEEMEFLLRADEAAIHLLSIINDVLDVAKIEAGKLSVILEPTDLRQLLKEVINLQTVHIQQKGLQLVVPQGMEPIPVQADPAKLKQVLLNVIGNAIKFTEQGSITISTRLESVAEVSSSSQSRVTITVEDTGVGIDPTLQHKLFRPFVMVDGTTTRKFGGTGLGLAISRNLIELMGGSIILYSAGTGKGTMVAITMPVMDLSPFHSHHVVEESRIFEHSHPASS, encoded by the coding sequence ATGGCTAAGCCAGGTCAATCTTCGTTTCGCCGCATTTTATTGTCGAGAATTTTATTATTGAGTGTACCAGTTCTCTTAATTGGCGAGGCTGTCGCTTATCGAAAAGCACGTTCTATTTTATTGGAAACTGCACGCCACAATCTTACTGAAAGCGCAATCAGAAAGAGTGAGAGTATTGAAGATGCGATCGCCGCTCTAAAAGCTATCTCAATGATTGCTAGCCAAACACAGATTCTACAAGCAGGAACAGCAACGCAAGGGCAGCAGTATCTCAATCAATTGGCAGGGCAACTTCCAGATTACGTTCAGTGTGTGCGCCTGGTAGAGTCAAAAACTCAAAAACAAGTTGCAAGTACCTGTGGAAATGCTTGGGCTAATACGGATGCTTCGCTACCGGAAACACACGTGCAATTGCCTACGAGTACTAACCAGGTTAGTGTCAGTGCATTTTTACCTTCAGTGCCTACTGAATCTCAGAAACTACCATTAGATAGTAATAATACACGCGGTCATCTGCATCTACGCTTATCTACTCCTGTGTACACTCCCATAGGTCAACCTCGCTACACCTTGAGCATTCAAGCAACTTTAGAACAAGAACGGACGGGGCGTGGTTCATTAACAGGTTATACCGTTGTCATTGCTCAGAATGGCACAATTTTGGCACATCCGCTCGCAGAGTGTGTGGGACGAAATATTCAGCAAGAACCTGATGCTCAACGACTGCAAAGAATTGTGGCAAATGCGATCGCTGGACGTCAGGATATGCAAAATGTCTCTTTCACAAATAATGGTACAAAATTTTTGGCTGGCTACAGTGCAATTTCTAGCCCAATTGCCAACGAACCAAACCAGTCATGGACAATCTTAGCTATCACTCCTCTAGACAATGCGCTATACGGTCTACGCGAAATTAAAATTATTCTGATTGTTCTGACAGTCGGGTTACTTGGTGCGAGCTTACTTGCAACACGCTATTTAGCTCGCGATTTAGCGCGACCATTAGAAAGATTACGCGACTATGCCTTAAATCTCCAAAGTCATCATGTTGTAGAACGAGTACCCCACAATTTCAAAATTCGGGAATTTCAACAACTTGCAGAAGCTCTAGAACGAATGGTAGAGCGATTGACTGCATCTGCAGAAGAAATCGAAACAGCGTGGGAAGAAGCTCAAGCAGCTAATCAGCTCAAAAGTGAGTTTTTAGCTACGACATCTCACGAACTAAGAACTCCGCTGAATGCCATTATCGGTTGTATTCGCCTTGTTCGCGATGGTTGCTGCGATGACCGTGAAGAAGAAATGGAGTTTTTGCTCAGAGCTGATGAAGCCGCAATACACTTACTGAGTATCATTAATGATGTCCTTGACGTTGCCAAAATTGAAGCGGGTAAACTTTCCGTTATTTTGGAACCAACTGATTTACGGCAACTCCTCAAAGAAGTCATTAATTTACAAACAGTTCATATTCAACAAAAAGGCTTACAGCTTGTTGTACCTCAAGGAATGGAACCAATTCCTGTGCAAGCAGATCCAGCAAAGCTTAAGCAAGTATTACTCAATGTTATTGGGAATGCAATTAAGTTCACAGAGCAAGGCAGTATTACAATCAGCACTCGACTAGAGTCAGTTGCGGAAGTATCATCTAGTAGTCAATCACGCGTAACAATCACTGTAGAAGACACTGGAGTAGGTATCGATCCGACACTACAGCATAAACTTTTTCGCCCCTTCGTGATGGTGGATGGGACAACAACACGCAAGTTCGGCGGAACTGGTTTAGGACTTGCCATTTCGCGCAATTTAATTGAGTTAATGGGGGGAAGTATTATCTTGTATAGTGCTGGCACTGGTAAAGGAACAATGGTTGCCATTACTATGCCTGTGATGGATTTATCACCGTTTCACTCACATCATGTTGTTGAAGAATCGCGAATATTTGAACACTCGCATCCTGCTAGCTCTTAA
- the rnc gene encoding ribonuclease III produces the protein MSLSYPRRQKQLQNLVQKLGLSAQAPLKWRLLDLALTHPSVSAQANYEQLEFIGDAVVRLVAAEVLWETYPECPVGEFAAVRSVLVSDRILATLADAYDLGLYLLVAGSATGDKAGEESRLADAFEAVLGALYLSTHNLELVRPWLDLHFKQLAAQIRSDPARLNYKAALQEWTQAHYKVLPEYRVQEINHRGNIQDRFTAQVWLQGRELGQGTGRSIKAAEQAAAQAAFLALSSQETEMVKS, from the coding sequence ATGAGCTTAAGTTATCCACGTCGTCAAAAACAATTACAAAATCTTGTCCAAAAACTAGGGCTATCAGCACAAGCGCCATTAAAATGGCGTCTTTTAGATTTAGCATTAACTCATCCTAGTGTTTCCGCGCAGGCAAACTACGAACAGTTAGAATTTATTGGAGATGCAGTGGTGCGACTTGTTGCTGCTGAAGTTCTGTGGGAAACGTATCCTGAGTGTCCTGTAGGAGAGTTTGCAGCAGTTCGTTCAGTTTTAGTGAGCGATCGCATTTTAGCCACTTTAGCTGATGCATATGACTTAGGATTGTACTTGTTAGTTGCGGGTAGTGCGACAGGAGACAAAGCAGGAGAAGAATCGCGTTTAGCCGATGCTTTTGAAGCAGTTTTAGGAGCTTTATATCTCAGCACTCATAATTTAGAGTTGGTACGCCCTTGGCTAGATCTTCATTTCAAACAGCTAGCAGCTCAAATTCGTTCTGATCCAGCTCGACTCAACTACAAAGCTGCTTTGCAAGAATGGACGCAAGCCCACTATAAAGTTTTACCAGAGTATCGCGTACAAGAAATTAACCATCGCGGTAATATTCAAGATCGGTTTACTGCTCAAGTGTGGCTGCAAGGGCGAGAACTAGGTCAAGGTACAGGGAGATCAATTAAAGCAGCAGAACAAGCTGCTGCGCAAGCTGCTTTTTTAGCACTTAGTAGCCAAGAAACCGAAATGGTTAAGAGCTAG